A window of Candidatus Cloacimonadota bacterium contains these coding sequences:
- the murI gene encoding glutamate racemase translates to MNKPIGIFDSGVGGLTVFRKIRKKLPEKDIIYFGDTARVPYGSKSKNTIIQYSLQNATFLIRQNIKILVVACNTSSAYAIDELKKHFHIPIIGVIEPGAIKALEVTRNKRIGIIGTYGTIKSRSYEKSLKALSKDCYIFSKATPLLVPLVEENWIDHQVSKMIIKEYLAELIEQKIDTLILGCTHYPVLKKVIKEVVGKDVQLVDSAETVAQKIQQFFSEESSGERIGNNTFYISDNPEKFKLSGKQILKQDLENVHKVYFSDAWIVDNFEKQI, encoded by the coding sequence ATGAATAAACCAATAGGAATCTTTGATTCAGGAGTAGGTGGTCTTACTGTATTTCGAAAAATTAGAAAGAAATTACCAGAAAAAGATATTATCTATTTTGGTGATACTGCTCGTGTTCCTTACGGCTCAAAATCTAAAAATACAATAATACAATACTCCCTTCAGAATGCAACTTTTTTAATAAGACAGAATATTAAAATTCTTGTTGTGGCGTGCAATACCTCTTCTGCTTATGCAATAGATGAACTAAAGAAACATTTTCACATTCCAATTATAGGTGTCATTGAGCCAGGAGCAATAAAAGCACTTGAGGTAACCAGAAATAAAAGAATTGGCATCATCGGAACTTATGGAACGATAAAGAGCCGTTCTTATGAAAAATCATTGAAAGCACTTTCTAAAGATTGCTATATTTTTAGTAAAGCCACACCATTGTTAGTCCCATTAGTTGAAGAAAATTGGATAGACCATCAAGTTTCAAAAATGATAATAAAAGAATATCTCGCAGAATTAATTGAACAAAAAATAGATACTTTAATACTTGGTTGTACTCATTATCCTGTGTTGAAAAAAGTTATCAAAGAAGTTGTTGGAAAAGATGTGCAATTAGTAGATTCGGCAGAAACAGTAGCACAGAAGATACAACAATTTTTTTCTGAAGAATCTTCCGGGGAAAGAATTGGAAATAATACATTTTATATCAGCGATAATCCTGAAAAGTTTAAATTATCAGGAAAACAGATATTAAAACAGGACCTGGAGAATGTTCATAAAGTATATTTTTCTGATGCATGGATAGTTGATAATTTTGAAAAACAAATATAA